One window from the genome of Gopherus evgoodei ecotype Sinaloan lineage chromosome 2, rGopEvg1_v1.p, whole genome shotgun sequence encodes:
- the RPL30 gene encoding 60S ribosomal protein L30, whose amino-acid sequence MVAAKKTKKSLESINSRLQLVMKSGKYVLGYKQTLKMIRQGKAKLVILANNCPALRKSEIEYYAMLAKTGVHHYSGNNIELGTACGKYYRVCTLAIIDPGDSDIIRSMPEQTSEK is encoded by the exons ATGGTGGCCGCGAAGAAAACG AAAAAGTCACTAGAGTCCATAAACTCAAGGCTTCAACTGGTTATGAAAAGTGGTAAATATGTGCTAGGGTACAAACAGACTCTGAAAATGATTCGGCAGGGCAAAGCCAAGTTGGTCATCCTAGCCAACAACTGTCCTGCTTTGAG AAAATCAGAGATTGAGTACTATGCTATGTTGGCAAAGACTGGTGTGCATCACTACAGCGGCAACAATATTGAATTGGGTACAGCATGTGGAAAATACTACAGAGTGTGTACACTGGCTATCATTGATCCAG GTGATTCTGACATCATTAGAAGCATGCCAGAGCAGACCAGTGAGAAGTAA